The following are encoded in a window of Magnetovibrio sp. PR-2 genomic DNA:
- a CDS encoding YceI family protein, whose amino-acid sequence MKYYSLVAAAALGLAAIAPVKGVQAADYVIDTKGAHAFVQFRVKHLGYSWLYGRFNTFSGEFSYDADKPEASAISVTIDTTSVDSNHAERDKHLRSGDFLNVSEFPQAKFVSTGVKMNADGTAQLMGDFTLHGVTKPIAIDVNKLGEGKDPWGGYRAGFQGSTTITMADYGMTFNLGPASTQAEIILSVEGVKK is encoded by the coding sequence ATGAAATACTACTCTTTGGTCGCTGCTGCAGCCCTCGGGCTTGCCGCCATTGCCCCTGTCAAAGGCGTTCAGGCTGCCGATTACGTGATTGACACCAAAGGCGCGCACGCCTTTGTTCAGTTTCGTGTGAAGCACCTGGGCTACAGCTGGTTGTATGGACGATTCAACACCTTCTCAGGTGAATTCAGCTACGATGCGGACAAGCCGGAGGCCTCTGCGATCTCCGTCACCATTGACACCACAAGCGTCGATTCCAATCACGCCGAGCGCGACAAGCACTTGCGCAGTGGGGACTTTTTGAACGTCTCCGAATTTCCCCAAGCCAAGTTCGTCAGCACCGGCGTGAAGATGAATGCCGACGGCACGGCACAGCTGATGGGGGACTTTACCTTACATGGCGTGACCAAGCCGATCGCCATTGATGTCAACAAGCTTGGCGAAGGTAAAGACCCTTGGGGTGGTTACCGCGCGGGCTTTCAAGGCTCCACCACCATCACCATGGCGGATTACGGCATGACGTTTAACTTAGGCCCCGCGTCGACCCAAGCGGAAATCATTCTGTCTGTTGAAGGCGTGAAGAAGTAA
- a CDS encoding cytochrome b, which produces MTSPDSLKTSSIPITSRWRNSDRRWGGVSVVLHWTMALAVFGLFGLGLWMTSLSYYDPWYKQGPSIHKAMGVLLFATLLVRLAWRAFDHTPAPLRSHSALERKGAHAAHVALYAGLCVVMLSGYLISTADGRAIDVFGLFEVPATLSRLKNQEDIAGVVHLWLASGLVGVAVLHGGAALKHHVLDKDATLLRMLGRSTKSSSSV; this is translated from the coding sequence ATGACCTCCCCCGACAGTCTCAAAACTTCATCCATACCCATAACCTCGCGTTGGCGCAATTCCGACCGGCGCTGGGGTGGGGTGTCCGTCGTCTTGCATTGGACCATGGCTTTGGCTGTGTTCGGTTTGTTTGGCTTAGGTCTGTGGATGACGTCGCTCAGCTATTACGACCCTTGGTACAAACAGGGGCCGTCCATCCACAAAGCCATGGGTGTTTTGTTGTTCGCCACGTTGCTGGTGCGGTTGGCTTGGCGGGCGTTCGACCACACACCGGCGCCGTTGCGAAGTCATTCCGCGCTGGAGCGCAAAGGCGCCCACGCGGCGCATGTGGCTTTATATGCAGGCTTGTGCGTGGTGATGCTCAGCGGTTATTTGATTTCCACAGCCGATGGGCGCGCCATTGACGTTTTTGGTCTGTTTGAAGTCCCCGCGACTTTGAGCAGGCTTAAGAACCAAGAAGACATTGCCGGCGTCGTTCACTTGTGGTTGGCCTCGGGCCTCGTTGGCGTCGCTGTTTTGCACGGCGGTGCGGCGCTCAAACATCATGTCTTGGACAAAGACGCGACGCTCTTGCGCATGCTTGGGCGTTCTACCAAATCCTCCTCCTCAGTTTAA
- a CDS encoding MlaA family lipoprotein: MYATHRTGLDDFFSGFMSVLRHKVLRLGAVLLLGFMVSACATAPDPKDSEAVTEYNEINDPLEPFNRAMFEFNRGLDTLVLRPVAAMYRGFVPPPLRDLVSNFLSNLKTPVILLNDVLQGETERAWNTFSRFAINTTVGILGFGDPATEMGYPAHKEDFGQTLATWGVDGGPYLVLPILGPSNPRDAVGKVVDVITDPIWHYAQNTDKEYIPNERFVADAVDFRQRNMEDIDDLEKTSLDYYAAVRSLYRQVRDDEINNGKSGTRGLPSMTKKNSNELDDMMSMEDPDEEDPILATKN; the protein is encoded by the coding sequence ATGTACGCAACACACCGTACGGGATTGGATGATTTTTTCAGCGGTTTTATGAGCGTTTTGCGCCATAAAGTGCTGCGCTTGGGCGCTGTGTTGCTTTTGGGCTTCATGGTCAGCGCTTGTGCCACCGCGCCTGATCCCAAAGATTCTGAGGCTGTCACTGAATACAACGAGATCAACGATCCGTTGGAACCGTTCAACCGGGCCATGTTCGAGTTTAACCGTGGCCTGGATACCTTGGTTCTGCGTCCAGTCGCGGCCATGTACCGCGGCTTTGTGCCGCCGCCTTTGCGCGACTTGGTCAGCAACTTCCTGTCCAACTTGAAAACCCCGGTAATCTTGCTCAACGATGTTTTGCAAGGTGAGACGGAACGCGCCTGGAACACCTTCTCGCGCTTTGCCATCAACACCACCGTTGGCATATTGGGCTTTGGCGATCCGGCGACCGAGATGGGCTATCCGGCTCACAAAGAAGATTTTGGCCAAACCCTGGCGACCTGGGGTGTGGACGGCGGACCGTATCTGGTTCTGCCGATTTTGGGCCCGTCGAACCCGCGTGATGCGGTCGGCAAAGTGGTGGACGTGATCACCGATCCGATTTGGCACTACGCTCAAAACACCGACAAAGAATACATCCCCAACGAACGTTTTGTGGCCGACGCCGTCGACTTCCGTCAACGCAACATGGAAGACATTGACGACTTGGAAAAAACCTCGCTGGATTATTACGCAGCTGTGCGCAGCCTGTACCGCCAAGTGCGTGACGATGAAATCAACAACGGCAAATCCGGCACCCGCGGCCTGCCGTCCATGACCAAAAAGAACAGCAACGAGCTGGACGACATGATGAGCATGGAAGACCCGGACGAAGAAGATCCGATCTTAGCCACCAAGAACTGA